A genome region from Thermoanaerobacterium xylanolyticum LX-11 includes the following:
- the rho gene encoding transcription termination factor Rho, which produces MDFNDLEGKSLAELRDIAKRYGVKSITKYRKQQLKELIVEKSKQIKLEEKTDEEAKNDIENLSLEKNLDEKARLEGQEDEKDSENEKEEKASDTEKIIETVSEDNDAKTEEAESGKEEEKKTIGKISIPVEELEKSDADYEELRRKLRMRLRSKENITENVEEAKKDIDEAIKVKHEDEAYEDEESVKEDISLDVTEEKKEEEKSEEKEKEQRKNNSIFIKEGLPLISDVSEPLKELIETQGDVVAEGVLDIMPDGYGFLRVDNFIQGNKDIYISQSQIRRFGLKVGDKVKGITRIPREGEKYSAILYVESINGESPDLAKKRIPFDELTPIFPDEKLKLETIPTELAMRLVDIIAPIGKGQRGMIVAPPKAGKTTLLKKIANSISINHPEVHLIVLLIDERPEEVTDMKRSIKGEVVYSTFDELPEHHTKVAEMVLEYAKRLVEYGKDVVILMDSITRLARAYNLVTPPSGRTLSGGLDPSALHPPKRFFGAARNIEEGGSLTILATALIETGSRMDDVIFEEFKGTGNMELHLDRKLQERRIFPAIDIYKSGTRKEELLLSQKELEAMWMIRKAMSSIAPNEVTEVLIDRLMRTRTNAEFIEAIRSQLYKS; this is translated from the coding sequence TTGGATTTTAATGATTTAGAAGGGAAATCCCTTGCAGAACTTAGGGATATAGCCAAAAGATATGGCGTAAAAAGCATTACGAAGTACAGGAAACAACAGTTAAAAGAGCTTATTGTAGAGAAATCAAAGCAGATTAAACTTGAAGAAAAGACAGACGAAGAAGCAAAAAATGATATAGAGAATTTGTCTTTAGAAAAAAATCTTGATGAGAAAGCAAGATTAGAAGGACAAGAAGATGAAAAGGATTCTGAAAATGAAAAAGAAGAAAAAGCATCTGATACTGAAAAAATCATAGAAACTGTATCAGAAGACAATGATGCAAAGACAGAAGAAGCAGAATCTGGTAAAGAGGAAGAGAAAAAGACCATAGGGAAGATAAGCATACCAGTGGAGGAGCTTGAAAAATCAGATGCAGATTATGAGGAGCTTAGAAGAAAGCTCAGGATGCGCTTAAGAAGCAAAGAAAATATCACAGAAAATGTGGAGGAAGCCAAAAAGGATATAGATGAGGCAATAAAGGTTAAGCACGAAGATGAAGCATACGAAGATGAAGAAAGTGTCAAGGAAGATATATCTTTAGATGTTACAGAGGAAAAGAAAGAGGAAGAAAAGTCCGAAGAAAAAGAAAAAGAGCAAAGGAAAAACAACAGCATATTTATAAAAGAAGGGCTTCCACTGATAAGTGATGTATCTGAGCCATTGAAAGAGCTTATAGAGACTCAGGGAGACGTGGTTGCAGAGGGCGTTCTTGACATAATGCCTGATGGATATGGATTTTTAAGAGTTGATAATTTTATACAAGGCAATAAAGATATTTATATATCACAATCGCAGATTAGAAGGTTTGGGCTTAAAGTTGGTGATAAAGTAAAAGGAATTACAAGGATTCCGAGAGAAGGAGAAAAATATTCCGCAATTCTTTATGTGGAGTCTATAAATGGTGAAAGTCCGGATCTTGCCAAGAAGAGGATTCCTTTCGATGAGCTTACACCTATTTTCCCAGATGAAAAATTGAAACTTGAAACGATTCCAACAGAACTTGCTATGAGGCTTGTGGACATAATAGCTCCTATAGGAAAAGGCCAAAGGGGAATGATCGTGGCTCCACCGAAAGCTGGCAAGACTACCCTTTTAAAGAAGATAGCCAATAGCATTTCTATAAATCATCCTGAAGTTCACCTTATTGTGCTTCTCATCGATGAAAGGCCTGAAGAAGTTACAGACATGAAAAGGTCTATAAAAGGCGAAGTTGTATACTCCACTTTTGATGAACTTCCAGAGCACCATACAAAAGTGGCAGAGATGGTGTTGGAATACGCGAAAAGACTGGTGGAATATGGCAAAGATGTTGTCATTCTCATGGACAGCATAACAAGGCTTGCAAGAGCATACAATCTTGTGACGCCTCCATCTGGAAGAACTCTATCTGGTGGTCTTGATCCGTCGGCACTTCACCCACCTAAGAGATTTTTTGGTGCTGCCAGAAATATTGAAGAAGGTGGAAGCTTGACAATCTTAGCTACAGCTTTAATCGAGACGGGAAGTCGCATGGATGATGTCATATTTGAGGAGTTTAAAGGAACAGGCAACATGGAGCTTCATCTTGACAGAAAGCTGCAAGAAAGGCGTATATTTCCTGCAATTGATATATACAAATCAGGTACAAGGAAAGAAGAATTGTTGCTTTCGCAAAAAGAGCTGGAAGCAATGTGGATGATAAGAAAGGCCATGAGCAGCATTGCGCCTAATGAAGTCACTGAGGTGTTGATAGATAGGCTTATGAGGACAAGGACTAATGCAGAGTTTATAGAGGCCATAAGATCCCAACTTTATAAATCTTGA
- the fsa gene encoding fructose-6-phosphate aldolase, whose translation MKFFIDTANVDEIREANELGVICGVTTNPSLIAKEGRDFIEVVKEITTIVDGPISAEVVSEDHDGMVKEALELAKIHKNIVIKIPMTAEGLKAVKILTEKGVKTNVTLVFSATQALLAARAGATYVSPFVGRLDDISTDGLQLVSDIVQIFDIYGIETEVIAASIRHPMHVLEAAKVGAHIATVPYKVIMQMIKHPLTDIGIERFLKDWETVPKK comes from the coding sequence ATGAAGTTTTTTATTGATACTGCCAATGTCGATGAGATAAGGGAAGCAAATGAGCTTGGCGTAATATGCGGTGTTACCACTAATCCTTCTCTTATAGCTAAAGAAGGCAGAGACTTCATAGAGGTTGTAAAAGAGATAACAACGATTGTAGACGGCCCTATCAGTGCAGAAGTCGTATCAGAAGATCACGACGGTATGGTGAAAGAAGCTTTAGAGCTGGCTAAGATTCATAAGAATATCGTCATAAAGATACCTATGACGGCTGAAGGTCTAAAGGCAGTTAAAATACTCACCGAAAAAGGCGTAAAGACTAATGTAACACTGGTATTTTCAGCGACACAAGCACTTCTCGCAGCAAGAGCAGGTGCTACATATGTAAGTCCTTTTGTAGGCAGGCTTGACGATATTTCCACAGACGGATTGCAGTTGGTGTCTGACATAGTCCAGATATTTGATATATACGGAATTGAAACAGAAGTGATAGCAGCAAGTATAAGACATCCGATGCATGTATTGGAAGCGGCGAAAGTAGGAGCACATATAGCTACAGTGCCGTATAAAGTGATCATGCAGATGATAAAACATCCATTGACAGATATAGGTATTGAAAGGTTCTTGAAAGATTGGGAGACAGTTCCTAAGAAATAA
- a CDS encoding class II fructose-1,6-bisphosphate aldolase: MLVTGIELLKKANEEGYAVGAFNTSNLEITQAIVEAAEEMKSPAIIQVSEGGLKYAGIETISAIVRTLAAKASVPIALHLDHGTDFNNVMKCLRNGWTSVMMDASKLPLEKNIEVTKNVVTIAHGMGVSVEAEIGKIGGTEDNVTVDEREASMTDPDEAYRFAKETGVDYLAISIGTAHGPYKGEPKLDFDRLVKIKEMLKMPIVLHGASGVPEADIRKAVSLGVNKINIDTDIRQAFAARLRELLKNDEEVYDPRKILGPCKEAMKEVVKNKMRMFGSEGRA, translated from the coding sequence ATGTTAGTAACAGGTATAGAATTATTAAAAAAGGCCAATGAAGAAGGCTATGCAGTAGGTGCTTTTAATACGAGCAATCTTGAGATAACACAAGCCATTGTTGAGGCTGCAGAAGAGATGAAATCTCCTGCCATAATTCAGGTTAGTGAAGGCGGTTTAAAATATGCTGGCATAGAGACAATTTCTGCAATCGTAAGAACATTGGCAGCTAAAGCATCAGTTCCCATCGCATTACACTTAGATCACGGTACAGATTTCAACAATGTCATGAAGTGTCTCAGAAATGGTTGGACTTCAGTTATGATGGACGCATCAAAGTTACCCCTCGAGAAAAACATTGAAGTGACGAAAAACGTTGTAACTATTGCACACGGCATGGGTGTATCTGTAGAGGCAGAGATAGGCAAAATCGGCGGTACAGAAGACAATGTCACTGTTGACGAAAGGGAAGCATCTATGACAGACCCAGATGAAGCTTACAGGTTTGCAAAAGAGACGGGTGTTGATTACTTGGCAATATCCATAGGTACTGCACACGGTCCATACAAAGGTGAACCCAAACTTGACTTTGACAGGCTTGTAAAGATTAAAGAGATGCTTAAGATGCCTATAGTTCTTCACGGTGCATCAGGAGTTCCAGAAGCTGATATAAGGAAGGCAGTAAGCTTAGGTGTAAATAAGATAAATATCGACACTGACATAAGACAAGCTTTCGCTGCAAGGCTTAGAGAGCTATTGAAAAATGATGAAGAAGTGTACGATCCAAGGAAAATTTTAGGTCCATGCAAAGAAGCTATGAAAGAAGTAGTAAAGAACAAGATGAGGATGTTTGGCTCAGAAGGAAGAGCTTAA
- a CDS encoding response regulator, protein MGRILIVDDNKGVCSLLKELFTMEGHLAKTCSEIERVHEKLESFKPDVSIFDIHIGKCDVLEFTKTLKTRHPEMEIIFMSADDPDECFKGQRFIKKPFDIFKVKEYVNKILLERVAV, encoded by the coding sequence TTGGGGAGGATTTTGATTGTAGATGATAACAAAGGTGTCTGTTCTCTCTTAAAAGAGCTTTTTACGATGGAGGGACACCTTGCAAAAACATGCAGTGAAATTGAAAGAGTACACGAAAAATTGGAAAGCTTTAAGCCTGATGTGAGCATTTTCGACATACATATAGGAAAGTGTGATGTTTTAGAGTTTACGAAAACTTTAAAAACGCGACACCCAGAGATGGAAATCATTTTCATGTCTGCTGATGATCCTGATGAATGTTTTAAAGGACAAAGGTTTATAAAAAAACCTTTCGACATTTTCAAAGTCAAGGAATACGTAAATAAAATTTTGCTGGAAAGAGTAGCAGTGTAA
- a CDS encoding N-acetylmuramoyl-L-alanine amidase, with protein MRKAIAILSILLFVLALHATSYALSGNIVVDGKVVNYNVPDVSITVDGNPFNTYGNPPLILDGNTIVPLRSIAQGLGASVNWDGTTQTITITKEKVFKFFIGKNYATVDGNQVQLPAPARLINYDTSYVPMRFLFESLGYDVKWIGDKYLIQVTSKTPDPQTSNNVNITSFSSTYANGVYTVTLKADGPLVYQKGILTDSSGVRVYFDFDNAINAVTNKQISINQGGLNMAYIGQNQLQPAITRFVVSMSSSLLYTITQSQDKKEFDISFNIGSPSQASNNGPLIYIDPGHGGSDPGAIGIGGIHEADIALAIGLKLKTLLDNGGFRTMMSRTTDTYVGLYDRPDQANSAGADAFVSIHCDAFDSPSANGTTVLYYPNGYNGDTRDDKTFAQIIHDNLMQEINTTDRGLSERPNLVVLNQTKMVAVLVETGFVTSPTDAQLLTDDNFQWKVAQGIYNGIVQYFNELKSGAIKSTIS; from the coding sequence TTGAGAAAAGCCATCGCGATTCTATCCATTTTGCTTTTTGTTTTGGCACTTCACGCTACTTCGTACGCATTAAGCGGAAATATCGTTGTAGACGGCAAAGTCGTAAATTACAACGTGCCTGATGTCAGCATAACTGTAGATGGAAACCCATTTAATACATACGGCAATCCGCCTCTTATATTGGACGGGAACACCATAGTACCATTAAGATCGATTGCACAAGGATTAGGTGCCAGTGTAAACTGGGATGGGACAACTCAGACGATAACTATAACGAAGGAAAAGGTCTTTAAATTTTTCATAGGCAAAAATTACGCCACTGTCGACGGAAACCAAGTACAACTTCCAGCGCCTGCAAGACTTATAAATTATGATACATCGTACGTTCCTATGAGATTTTTGTTTGAAAGTTTAGGGTATGATGTGAAATGGATAGGTGATAAGTATTTAATACAGGTCACATCAAAAACACCGGATCCACAAACATCAAACAATGTAAATATCACAAGCTTTAGCTCAACTTATGCAAATGGTGTTTACACAGTGACTTTGAAGGCAGATGGTCCATTGGTGTACCAAAAAGGGATTCTGACTGATAGCTCTGGCGTAAGAGTGTACTTCGACTTTGATAATGCTATAAATGCAGTCACTAATAAGCAGATCTCTATAAATCAAGGTGGACTTAACATGGCTTATATTGGACAGAACCAACTTCAGCCTGCCATAACAAGGTTTGTTGTAAGTATGTCTTCAAGCCTTCTATATACGATAACACAGTCACAAGACAAAAAGGAATTCGACATTTCATTTAATATTGGCAGTCCCAGCCAGGCTTCCAATAACGGCCCGCTTATATACATAGATCCAGGACATGGAGGCTCTGACCCGGGGGCAATAGGAATTGGCGGCATACACGAAGCAGATATAGCATTGGCAATCGGGCTTAAGTTAAAAACACTTCTTGACAACGGTGGATTTCGCACCATGATGTCTCGCACCACAGATACGTATGTAGGACTTTATGATAGACCTGATCAGGCAAATAGTGCAGGTGCAGATGCGTTTGTAAGCATTCACTGCGATGCTTTTGACTCACCATCTGCAAATGGGACGACGGTTCTTTACTATCCAAATGGATACAATGGTGACACGAGGGATGACAAGACGTTTGCGCAAATAATACACGACAACTTGATGCAGGAAATAAACACGACGGATAGAGGTTTATCAGAGAGGCCTAATTTGGTGGTATTAAACCAGACGAAGATGGTTGCTGTCTTAGTGGAAACAGGATTCGTTACGAGCCCTACGGATGCTCAGCTTCTCACAGATGATAATTTCCAGTGGAAAGTGGCTCAAGGCATATACAATGGCATAGTACAGTATTTCAATGAGTTAAAGAGTGGTGCTATTAAATCTACTATTTCATAA